From the Helicoverpa armigera isolate CAAS_96S chromosome 16, ASM3070526v1, whole genome shotgun sequence genome, one window contains:
- the LOC110384592 gene encoding uncharacterized protein LOC110384592 isoform X3, with the protein MVLSVRFLVVCSYLIISAVNSSPQHLESAEYSESTEVSVVSVSSSASSELHEGSGEDPPDPVLPNNIKNETREALKSDGSEQDPVVFLSDKNSYIPVSIKPRSPAVDTTWREPPAWEREYRRHRTNGSRVQYIEAECQDDFMKIRVGFNGSFAGLVYSAGYSYDPDCMYINGTGRDYYEFYIQLNRCGTLGRNGQHDDSRKHPTNLMWNTITVQYNSLIEEELDEHFKVTCEYGYDFWKTVTFPFLDVEVATGNPVVFTLQPPECYMEIRSGYGANGARVSGPVRVGDPLTLLIYMRSAYDGFDIVVNDCFAHNGATKRIQLIDEYGCPVDDKLISRFRGSWSESGVFETQVYAYMKTFRFTGSPALYIECDVRMCHGRCPSQPCHWRNMKSVKRRSIDSKPGLDPASSVAPRLSENISLFQSLRVLQEGEEDSELAASTGVAPEGQTCMKTSALSAIMVSCGVLIAALCGGVLAAARGFRRGEARTPHHAYVPHKGRIK; encoded by the exons ATGGTGCTAAGTGTCAG ATTCCTGGTCGTGTGCAGTTATCTTATTATCTCCGCG GTAAATTCATCACCACAACACCTGGAGTCAGCAGAGTACTCAGAGTCCACGGAAGTTTCAGTGGTGTCAGTGTCATCATCAGCGTCCTCAGAGCTTCACGAGGGGTCGGGGGAAGATCCACCTGATCCTGTACTTCCTAATAATATTAAG aatGAAACGAGAGAGGCACTCAAAAGTGATGGCAGTGAACAAGATCCG GTGGTGTTCCTATCAGACAAGAACAGCTACATCCCGGTGAGCATCAAGCCGCGCTCGCCTGCAGTGGACACGACGTGGAGGGAGCCACCGGCCTGGGAGCGCGAGTACAGAAGACATCGCACCAATGGCAGTAGGGTGCAGT ATATTGAGGCGGAGTGTCAAGATGACTTCATGAAGATAAGGGTCGGGTTCAACGGATCTTTTGCTGGACTGGTGTATTCTGCAG GTTACTCATACGACCCGGACTGCATGTACATCAACGGCACGGGACGAGACTACTACGAGTTCTACATCCAGCTGAACAGATGCGGTACCCTCGGGAGGAACGGACAGCATGATGATAGCAGGAAACATCCCACT AACCTGATGTGGAACACGATCACGGTGCAGTACAACTCACTGATTGAGGAGGAGCTGGACGAGCACTTCAAGGTCACCTGCGAGTATGGATACGACTTCTGGAAGACTGTCACCTTCCCTTTTTTAGACGTAGA AGTGGCCACAGGCAACCCGGTGGTGTTTACGCTGCAGCCCCCCGAGTGCTACATGGAGATTCGCTCGGGGTACGGCGCAAATGGAGCGCGGGTATCAGGCCCGGTGCGCGTAGGGGACCCACTTACGTTGCTCATTTATATGAGAAGCGCTTATG ATGGTTTCGACATTGTCGTGAACGATTGCTTCGCACATAATGGTGCTACGAAAAGGATACAGCTTATTGATGAATATGG GTGTCCCGTAGATGACAAGCTGATATCGCGGTTCCGCGGCTCCTGGTCGGAGTCAGGCGTGTTCGAGACGCAAGTGTACGCGTATATGAAGACCTTCCGATTTACTGGATCCCCTGCGCTTTATATCGAGTGTGACGTCAGAATGTGCCATGGACGATGTCCG TCGCAACCCTGCCACTGGCGCAACATGAAAAGCGTGAAGCGTCGTTCGATAGACTCGAAGCCGGGACTGGACCCCGCGTCTAGCGTGGCGCCGCGGCTCTCGGAGAACATCTCGCTGTTCCAGTCGCTGAGGGTGCTGCAGGAAGGCGAAGAGGATTCGGAGTTAGCTGCCAGTACTGGCG TAGCACCAGAAGGTCAAACCTGTATGAAGACATCAGCCCTATCAGCCATCATGGTCTCCTGCGGGGTGCTGATAGCAGCACTTTGTGGCGGAGTGTTAGCGGCCGCGAGAGGCTTCCGACGAGGGGAGGCGAGAACACCCCATCACGCTTACGTACCCCATAAAGGACGAATCAAATAA
- the LOC110384592 gene encoding uncharacterized protein LOC110384592 isoform X2, whose amino-acid sequence MVLSVRFLVVCSYLIISAVNSSPQHLESAEYSESTEVSVVSVSSSASSELHEGSGEDPPDPVLPNNIKNETREALKSDGSEQDPVVFLSDKNSYIPVSIKPRSPAVDTTWREPPAWEREYRRHRTNGSRVQYIEAECQDDFMKIRVGFNGSFAGLVYSAGYSYDPDCMYINGTGRDYYEFYIQLNRCGTLGRNGQHDDSRKHPTKNLMWNTITVQYNSLIEEELDEHFKVTCEYGYDFWKTVTFPFLDVEVATGNPVVFTLQPPECYMEIRSGYGANGARVSGPVRVGDPLTLLIYMRSAYDGFDIVVNDCFAHNGATKRIQLIDEYGCPVDDKLISRFRGSWSESGVFETQVYAYMKTFRFTGSPALYIECDVRMCHGRCPSQPCHWRNMKSVKRRSIDSKPGLDPASSVAPRLSENISLFQSLRVLQEGEEDSELAASTGAPEGQTCMKTSALSAIMVSCGVLIAALCGGVLAAARGFRRGEARTPHHAYVPHKGRIK is encoded by the exons ATGGTGCTAAGTGTCAG ATTCCTGGTCGTGTGCAGTTATCTTATTATCTCCGCG GTAAATTCATCACCACAACACCTGGAGTCAGCAGAGTACTCAGAGTCCACGGAAGTTTCAGTGGTGTCAGTGTCATCATCAGCGTCCTCAGAGCTTCACGAGGGGTCGGGGGAAGATCCACCTGATCCTGTACTTCCTAATAATATTAAG aatGAAACGAGAGAGGCACTCAAAAGTGATGGCAGTGAACAAGATCCG GTGGTGTTCCTATCAGACAAGAACAGCTACATCCCGGTGAGCATCAAGCCGCGCTCGCCTGCAGTGGACACGACGTGGAGGGAGCCACCGGCCTGGGAGCGCGAGTACAGAAGACATCGCACCAATGGCAGTAGGGTGCAGT ATATTGAGGCGGAGTGTCAAGATGACTTCATGAAGATAAGGGTCGGGTTCAACGGATCTTTTGCTGGACTGGTGTATTCTGCAG GTTACTCATACGACCCGGACTGCATGTACATCAACGGCACGGGACGAGACTACTACGAGTTCTACATCCAGCTGAACAGATGCGGTACCCTCGGGAGGAACGGACAGCATGATGATAGCAGGAAACATCCCACT AAGAACCTGATGTGGAACACGATCACGGTGCAGTACAACTCACTGATTGAGGAGGAGCTGGACGAGCACTTCAAGGTCACCTGCGAGTATGGATACGACTTCTGGAAGACTGTCACCTTCCCTTTTTTAGACGTAGA AGTGGCCACAGGCAACCCGGTGGTGTTTACGCTGCAGCCCCCCGAGTGCTACATGGAGATTCGCTCGGGGTACGGCGCAAATGGAGCGCGGGTATCAGGCCCGGTGCGCGTAGGGGACCCACTTACGTTGCTCATTTATATGAGAAGCGCTTATG ATGGTTTCGACATTGTCGTGAACGATTGCTTCGCACATAATGGTGCTACGAAAAGGATACAGCTTATTGATGAATATGG GTGTCCCGTAGATGACAAGCTGATATCGCGGTTCCGCGGCTCCTGGTCGGAGTCAGGCGTGTTCGAGACGCAAGTGTACGCGTATATGAAGACCTTCCGATTTACTGGATCCCCTGCGCTTTATATCGAGTGTGACGTCAGAATGTGCCATGGACGATGTCCG TCGCAACCCTGCCACTGGCGCAACATGAAAAGCGTGAAGCGTCGTTCGATAGACTCGAAGCCGGGACTGGACCCCGCGTCTAGCGTGGCGCCGCGGCTCTCGGAGAACATCTCGCTGTTCCAGTCGCTGAGGGTGCTGCAGGAAGGCGAAGAGGATTCGGAGTTAGCTGCCAGTACTGGCG CACCAGAAGGTCAAACCTGTATGAAGACATCAGCCCTATCAGCCATCATGGTCTCCTGCGGGGTGCTGATAGCAGCACTTTGTGGCGGAGTGTTAGCGGCCGCGAGAGGCTTCCGACGAGGGGAGGCGAGAACACCCCATCACGCTTACGTACCCCATAAAGGACGAATCAAATAA
- the LOC110384592 gene encoding uncharacterized protein LOC110384592 isoform X1: protein MVLSVRFLVVCSYLIISAVNSSPQHLESAEYSESTEVSVVSVSSSASSELHEGSGEDPPDPVLPNNIKNETREALKSDGSEQDPVVFLSDKNSYIPVSIKPRSPAVDTTWREPPAWEREYRRHRTNGSRVQYIEAECQDDFMKIRVGFNGSFAGLVYSAGYSYDPDCMYINGTGRDYYEFYIQLNRCGTLGRNGQHDDSRKHPTKNLMWNTITVQYNSLIEEELDEHFKVTCEYGYDFWKTVTFPFLDVEVATGNPVVFTLQPPECYMEIRSGYGANGARVSGPVRVGDPLTLLIYMRSAYDGFDIVVNDCFAHNGATKRIQLIDEYGCPVDDKLISRFRGSWSESGVFETQVYAYMKTFRFTGSPALYIECDVRMCHGRCPSQPCHWRNMKSVKRRSIDSKPGLDPASSVAPRLSENISLFQSLRVLQEGEEDSELAASTGVAPEGQTCMKTSALSAIMVSCGVLIAALCGGVLAAARGFRRGEARTPHHAYVPHKGRIK, encoded by the exons ATGGTGCTAAGTGTCAG ATTCCTGGTCGTGTGCAGTTATCTTATTATCTCCGCG GTAAATTCATCACCACAACACCTGGAGTCAGCAGAGTACTCAGAGTCCACGGAAGTTTCAGTGGTGTCAGTGTCATCATCAGCGTCCTCAGAGCTTCACGAGGGGTCGGGGGAAGATCCACCTGATCCTGTACTTCCTAATAATATTAAG aatGAAACGAGAGAGGCACTCAAAAGTGATGGCAGTGAACAAGATCCG GTGGTGTTCCTATCAGACAAGAACAGCTACATCCCGGTGAGCATCAAGCCGCGCTCGCCTGCAGTGGACACGACGTGGAGGGAGCCACCGGCCTGGGAGCGCGAGTACAGAAGACATCGCACCAATGGCAGTAGGGTGCAGT ATATTGAGGCGGAGTGTCAAGATGACTTCATGAAGATAAGGGTCGGGTTCAACGGATCTTTTGCTGGACTGGTGTATTCTGCAG GTTACTCATACGACCCGGACTGCATGTACATCAACGGCACGGGACGAGACTACTACGAGTTCTACATCCAGCTGAACAGATGCGGTACCCTCGGGAGGAACGGACAGCATGATGATAGCAGGAAACATCCCACT AAGAACCTGATGTGGAACACGATCACGGTGCAGTACAACTCACTGATTGAGGAGGAGCTGGACGAGCACTTCAAGGTCACCTGCGAGTATGGATACGACTTCTGGAAGACTGTCACCTTCCCTTTTTTAGACGTAGA AGTGGCCACAGGCAACCCGGTGGTGTTTACGCTGCAGCCCCCCGAGTGCTACATGGAGATTCGCTCGGGGTACGGCGCAAATGGAGCGCGGGTATCAGGCCCGGTGCGCGTAGGGGACCCACTTACGTTGCTCATTTATATGAGAAGCGCTTATG ATGGTTTCGACATTGTCGTGAACGATTGCTTCGCACATAATGGTGCTACGAAAAGGATACAGCTTATTGATGAATATGG GTGTCCCGTAGATGACAAGCTGATATCGCGGTTCCGCGGCTCCTGGTCGGAGTCAGGCGTGTTCGAGACGCAAGTGTACGCGTATATGAAGACCTTCCGATTTACTGGATCCCCTGCGCTTTATATCGAGTGTGACGTCAGAATGTGCCATGGACGATGTCCG TCGCAACCCTGCCACTGGCGCAACATGAAAAGCGTGAAGCGTCGTTCGATAGACTCGAAGCCGGGACTGGACCCCGCGTCTAGCGTGGCGCCGCGGCTCTCGGAGAACATCTCGCTGTTCCAGTCGCTGAGGGTGCTGCAGGAAGGCGAAGAGGATTCGGAGTTAGCTGCCAGTACTGGCG TAGCACCAGAAGGTCAAACCTGTATGAAGACATCAGCCCTATCAGCCATCATGGTCTCCTGCGGGGTGCTGATAGCAGCACTTTGTGGCGGAGTGTTAGCGGCCGCGAGAGGCTTCCGACGAGGGGAGGCGAGAACACCCCATCACGCTTACGTACCCCATAAAGGACGAATCAAATAA